A stretch of DNA from Macrotis lagotis isolate mMagLag1 chromosome X, bilby.v1.9.chrom.fasta, whole genome shotgun sequence:
ttcagttttcagatgaggaaaatgaaaccaaGAAGGATTCTTTCCAAGGGCATACAGAAAATTAATAGCAGAATAATTACTAGAGGCCAGGTCCAATGCTCTTGATATCATGCTCTTTACACTCTTTTAGAGATCAAGAAATCAATGATCCATTGATCCAATATGAGGATCCATCAAACAGGGCTCCAAAAGATCCCTGATGGAAGTCCAACAAGCAGTTTCCAGGGAGTAGAAGACCATTGCTGCTTCTTTCCATCTCTGGAAAAGTATTAATTTTCCTAAAGATCACATTGAAAAGACCAAATATCTTCTAGGTATGCACTATTTATTGGCATCTCCAGGGATTAAAGCAACAAACCAAAAACAATGTAATTTGAGTTTTAGATACAGGTGGAGGACCATTAAAAAGAGTtagtagtatttttaaaattgaatacaGTGACAATGGAAGATTATACAGCTGCTTTTTAAGAAGCCTGGACCTCCCTAAGTGATTCAATAAACTAGAGGCATTGGAATAAAGTTAAGGACTGGACAGTTGCCTGGAGGATTGAggaattaaattatttgcccagggtcacatagccagtttGAAAATGTAGCCTCAAAAACTCTGCTTTTCAAGGGCAGCAAATGTGAATCTTTCATACATGACCTTGATTGAATTTCTTTTGGCTATTTTAGCAAGAGTCCTTTGACATCTCATCCCTTTCTCCTACTCCTAACTCTTAACATTCTCATGCCTGTTCTAGGAAAGAATGCAACAGTtcagttttctttgatttttaaatccttaagtacaattattaaaatcaaatgtTTTTTTCCACCTAAATCTCTTTCAATTGGCAGAGCAAACAACTCATATTACCTGAGTAGAAATTTCAAGATTGACTCTCCAAAGATTCATGTGTTCTCCCTTGTCAAACAAAGACATCAAATCCTTGGCAGAATAATTACTAATTCTAAACCACTTTCAGCCTAAATAAATATGATTTACAATATGGACACTAATTCCTAAAATTGAGCTTTTATGatattgatggattttttttcttttatttctgcaGAATCCAGCTTCCAGTGAAATGTTAACTTGGTCACCTGTTGTTCTGCTTCTAATGATGAAGTCATCAGTTGACAGAAACGGTTAACTCTGCTGAGGTTTCAGTGGGTTCAGTTATCTTTCTTAAACTAAACTTTGAATGACAGAACTTCCTGGAGATAGATGAGCCCTCTTTCCACACTGTTGTAGGACAGCTGAGGGAGAGGCAGAGTCTATACAACCAACTGTGAACTGGTATGGGTGGACCTGTCATGCAAATTCACAGAATAATTGCCTATTGGAACTGGAAGGAGGCTTGAAGACCATCTAGTCTAAGCCTTTCATCttacatgtgagaaaactgagatcaagcattttcagaaaattaaaagcaatgaaaaagtagccaataacatttattaattccAATATACCTCAAGTTTTAAAAGCTAACATCAGACTGAGTTCAAACTTTCCCATgggataatttttttctggagaaagaagaaaactaaatattaATGTGCCTTTGCTAAAACACAAACACATTTCACTTGTGGTAGAGAagtcagaggtttttttttttttcctcatcagttGTGAGTTTTCTAGAGTCAAATCAATCTTTTTATCTGGTTTTCTACACAAAGGAATCAGAAAAGGCAGGTGATTTTTGTAGCTCTCATACAGGGACAGCATTTGGATATAGGAAAACCATGATGGGATTTCATCAAATGCATAATATGGGGAAATTACTGAGGAGTGAAAGTTGTGATTGTCTGAGAGGTTGGCAGACAAGGGAATGAGATTGAAATGAGTCACTGAATAAGTTTGGAGCATATGTGGAAGCTTTTAGCTAAGGGAGAGATATTATTCAATTACATGAGAAGACCCAACAAGGAAGATAAGCAAAAGAAATCTGACATATAAGACATGTTATGAAATATGTTAACTGacaaaaaggaatagaaagaagaggCAAAGAAGGAGAAGCAGGCAGGTCAACTAAAGAGGTAAATGGAAATTTTGTCTATAATTCTCAAGTtgtatttaattcaacaaatactgaATTGTGGGTCATCCTCCAACCTTCAATTTGCAGGAATAGTCTAGTGTTGAATTCTAAGGACCTAGAGACTGATCAGGGACTGATcagaaataaatatggaaatttcAGAATCTGAAGAGACAAATGGGAAGAGAACTCCCATTGAATCTGGGATGCCTAAACCATCAAGCTTCCTGACAGATAGTCAATACTCTAAAAATCGATGTCTACCTGTATTTTCCATTCTAGGTTGAGTACCTGCTTAACTGATTCATTTTGGTTTCATGGATCTAGGCCAGTGGAAAATTATTCCAAGTCCTGTTATCATTAGCatatatgtttcttttcttccctcaccccccaaaaAGCTCTTTCCTGACACATGTGAATAACACTAGATTTTTCAGCTAAAATGAACATGCattttcctgtcttctctcccctTCAGTTCTCCTATCCCAACTCCAATGGACAGACATATGAATTTTAGCATATATGAAATGGGATAAATGGATGGGCAGCCACAAAGCTTGACACCTctgcagcctcagacacatttGGCAAAGATGATGGAGGTGTCAACTCCCTTGATGCTCAGAACACAAGCTGAACTCTTAGCCAATCATTCAGATCCATAAGTAGGCTGTTACTGTAATAGATATAATCTTCCCTTCCTGCTCCTTAGTCCCCATTAAGCTCACAATCAATGTGGGttcccattctcttctttttgatGAATGATTAGGAAAGGAGGCAGCAAagtgttgcagtagatagagcacaagatttggagtcaggaagacctgaattcaaatttgacttcagattcttactagctatgtaactctggaTAAGTTCCTTAACCTTGTCTGCCTGAgtgtcctcttctgtaaaatgggtcaAAAATAACATCtccttcctagggttgttgtgaggatcaaacaagaatatttgtaaagcactttgttaACCTTCAAGCACtattataaatgcttgttataaTTATCATTAAGATGAGATATCAGACAAGTCACTATATCTTAGATTTGAAGAGTTGCTAGCAAGGACAGAGTCAAGATTTAGGATACCATGAACCATTTCATTTACTCTCTAGGAGGAGAGGGATCCGCCATCACCACCATCCCACCATCCCTCACACAGTTTGATGGATTCAAGACTGAAAGGGGGCTGACAAGCAGCCACTGCCATGGGAAGGCAGACAACTGAAAACTAATGAGATGAAAGAAATTGAATTCTCTGATGGGGAGCTTCTAGATCAGCCAAATGTCAACCAAAGGAAAAGTCAATGAACCAGAAATAGCTGGGGCTGCATGTTGCCAGTGACCCTGAAGCCCTTTGGCGACACAGGCCCATGGAGCTGAAAAGCAGGTTCAGTAGGGTCAGCTACTTACAAGGCTGTCAggcttagattttaaaaatagtatttattaatatGATAACAATCACCTTAAAGAtaagttaaaatagaaagataCCAGCACCAAAACAAACCTTcatgatggaattttttttaaaaagcttggtTAAAAGTatcaaaactagaaaataatttgcAAGTCTTGTTTAAGAGCCATTTATGATTCCCTTGATTTTTCTCCTGGTTTCCTTTGGCTTGGTAGATAGTCATAACTCAACAACAcccctagttttatttttttttttacttttttgaccCTTTGTCCATGGTTATGACTGTTGAGGTACTTCTCCAGAGGCAGGCTTACTGCTGATAAAAGTGTGTGGGAGAAAGACCTCTCTACTCAAGTTTAAATTTATAGGATCACTGTTGAGCAGAGCTTACTCATTAGTGAAATGATGGGATGGGGGAAACAAACCCATAGAATTTAATTGAGAGAAATTTAGTAATTTATGAAAGACCCATCATCGTTACTAAAGCTGGGACAGTGAGTATTCTGTCATATCTCATAAGGTTATTCTGTATGCAGCCAAGCTTCCTAAAACCATCATCTGGCTAGGTTAACTCATATTGGATTGCTGAATAATTACCCATCGAGTCATTGTTCTGAGTCAGACCTCCCCCTTTTCCAGGGAGAAAGGAGGATTCCACCATGCAAGGTTAAATAACAGAGTATTTTTCCTTGGAGAGGAGGATGAAGGAGTTTGAGCAGTAGGGATATTTAGGCAACAACTATGATCTGACAGCATGATTCTCTTAAGACATTTAAggttccaggcatgggggaaaaACACACCTATGAGTATCTGGAAAGGGAACATTATGAATAGAAATACTGATATTGTTAGTCAATGATAAATAAAACATGTCCTACCCATCAAGGTAAAAATCAAGTATGAATCTGACTCCAGATGTAGTGAAGTATGATAACAAAAGCCAAAAGTGATAGGCAGAGTGCTAACTCCTGTGAGGAAATAAGAAGAATGCTTCACCGTTAGGATCAGAAATAActttagttttcaacattttctgGAGCAaaagtttttaacctttttttgtacCATGACCCATTTGGTGtctggtgaagcatagagatccctcctcagaatgttttaaatgcataaaataaattaacaagattacaaagaaattgaagaacattgaaatatagttgtcaaaatataaaaaaaaattaagggaatttACAGACCAAAGGTTAAGAACAACTAGtctactttcaattttattcagaaCCAATTTTTTAACCTTTAGTTAATAAGGATTTATTGGGTAATTTATGTATTCAATATTGTGAATTCCAGCCCCTTCTTACCCAACTTTCTTTTACTATGTTACCACTCTCTTTGTATCTACCAAAAAGAATAAGAACCTgatctttttgctttttaatcaACCAGTACAGAAATttttccaccccccccaaaatttcCCCAAACCCCACAGATCAGATATTGACTAATTACTTTtctcttaaaattgtttttttcaactTTTGACATTTAATACagcaattattattttacatttttcaacattttcctcTTCAAACCTCACCCAGCCTGGAAAAGATTTTATCTGTTTTTCATGGCCCATCAGCATGGGCTGAGATACTGTTTCTTTGTCAAACCCCTCCTTTTTCTGTGCAACACCAAAACCCACACACCAGTGTAAGAATGCTTATGAGTGTTGTCAAATTTCCATCAGCATTCTTACCACAGAAGAAATGTAGTTGTCTTCTGTTAAATACCATAGTCATGCCAACAACCAAACCATGACATGGATTTCAAACACTCattatacaaaaatgaaattttcaaatataatgtTTTGGGTACATAGAGTATCTCtttaagaaaaggaggaaaagtacCTCCTAGAACCTCATTTTCAGCCCCTATCAGGAATCTATGCCCAGGAAAGCGCAGGTATAATTAAATTGAAGCTATCTTTGTCTAGCATAGCTGAAACACTATCAAAAGTCATGAATCAGAGGAGTTATTTCCGGTGCAGAATTAAATTCCAATTAATCATGCTTTCTTGGGCCTTGCTGTGAATGACACAAAAGCCAGTGGTTAAGCTTAGAAAGCTCTAGGAGGACACGGAAAAGGCCATGCAAGGACAAGTGGCCATTCCTCATGGGCAACCTGGAAAACCAACCAATCACTACAGAAAAGGCAGCTCTTCACTGCAGGGCTAACTTGATTCTTCAAACGTCCCACTGGGAAAGCCAGTTATAAGGTGGCCAGGTCAAAATGAAAGATACTTTTAAAATGCAACTTTGCAATTAATTTTATGTGTTACTGTTGCTCCATTTTGGAAGCCTTTTGCTTGTCCTGTCATATTCTGCTGGGAGCTCCAGTGATGGATGCATAAAAGCATTCAGACACAATGGGAATGGACACTGACCTGAGAAGTAGTGGCAGCTGAACTAGTTTCCTTACCACTCACTGCTGCCTTCTTATTGGATGCTGTAGCGGTTTCTGCTTCTTCTGCCTTCTGCCCACTGGCATCCACAGAAACTGAAGACCCTACTTGACCCGAACCTTCACTCCCTTGGATGGAAGTTGGGTCAGTGCCTTGCCGTTTGGGGGCCTTATACCAACTAGGATAAAATAAAGGATCCAGGGTTTCCGATGTTGTTGACAGGACTTGAGTTTCAGACTGTGGAGTCTGCTGGGCACCACTTGGCACCACCTCCCCCTTAATTGGGACaaagtgaaagtaaaaaaaaaagcaatgcgCTTTAATTATCCTCCTGTTTCTGATCccccaatttttcattttatgctgATTTGATTAATTTGTTTAACATCTTCTTTACCTGTACCCCTTCTCCCAAAAGAGTCACGCAAAATATCTATAAGAATCCTTGCCTTATACCCATAGGTCTTGGAGTCTGAACTTTTAATCAATCCAGAGCTTATTAACTGAACCTCTAGTTTCTTCGTTCTTGATTCCTGTCTATGTTTCATTCAACTGCCTCTGAACAAAACCTAAAGGGGGGCAATAGGAGCAGGGAGAAGACATGAGACCTAGACTCAGTGGtgctccttttttctttgatcaaatgaattaatgaactGAGAGAAGGTTTTATTAAGTGTATTCTTTGTGCATGCTTTATACTGTGAGAGAAGGTTAAAGCTGTCAGCTAAAATGAGggcttgtttttgtttggttttatgtTTTTCACAGATTTCAAAAATACTTGTAATCCTTTCCCTCTAGTACTGAGAGCTGGTTGTAGTGATAAAAAGAAGTAATGCAATTCCAGTAGCCACAGTACTTTTCTATGGACATAAAGAACTTCTGAAGAATTATGAACAGAGCTTTCTTAGTCTGGTTTCCTATGATCAGAAGATTTAGTTAATCACCTTGTGGAATTCCCACCTGTTTTATCTAGTTGTGCTTCTGTTGTTGCTAAGGGATCCTCTCCTATTGGGGGTGAAGACAAGGGCCACATGCAAAAGGGACTAGTTTAAGCTTATCTTAGTCTAGGTTGTGTGTATGGGGCAATGTGCTTTTAATCCATCTGTCGATGGAGTATGGGGTATGTCCCCATACCTGAGTGATACCTGATGACCTAGGGAAGTTGTCATAGAAAAGACCTATTTCCACCTCACATACATTAAGTGGGGACTTGGTTTTCCCCCTGGCCTTGCTGTCTCAGATGAAGATGATCAAATTACCTTGTATATGTCTTTTTTACCATatcacattatatttattatagatcTCAACATATCATTTACACTCATCACTATTTCAAAATCATTAGAGTTGTTATAGCCACTATTAGATCTCATATAATTAAAGTCCTCTTGTTTAACAGactatttcagtataattaaCTTCccttgtaatcctatatattttaatttaaaaacatttacttTAAAAAGGGGTGTATGGACCTCACCAGGCTACCAAAGGTGTCAGTGACCCAATAAAGATTACTAACTCCTGATCTAATCTAACTCCCTTAAGTGATATGCCCATGATAGTAAAAGTCAAAAGTGGGATTAGAACCCGAGACTTCTAACTCTTTATCTTGTCATGGACTTAGTTATTTGCGTGATGTCTCCTCTATCAGATTGGGAACTCCTCGCGGAAAgggattatttttgcttttctgtgtaTTCCTGTCATTTAGTCCAGGGCCTGGCACTGATTGACCTAACTTAAGCTTCTAGAAAGCTTGACATTACTGCAAAGAGCTATGGCTGATATTACAGCCTAGAAGAAGTATAAGAAAGTTGTCTTTTCCATTGGAAACCTCACTGCTCCTAGACAAAACAATGAAAGGCCCCTACTCAAATTAACTGTAATCAAATATAGATTAATATGTAAAATTTTTGCTTTGAATGGTCAAAACCAAACACTGCTTctattttgcatgttttctctgATCTCCCAACCTTGCAAACCTTCAtcaatttcctattttcttctaccttcctatGATACTTTCTGTattctcaaaatttataaaaagtttaGACTTGTaggtaattcttttttatttgttgtttcatttttaatgctTAATCTCTCTGTATCACCTAGACTGATGAGAAGTAGCCACTCAGGTCCAATCCCACTGTTGATCATTCTAGGAGTTTTGACCTGTTCCCTTTCTGACCTGGGTTGGGTCAACCCTCCTAGGTAACTCTCCTCCCCATTCCTAGGTGCTCAACATATAGACTTAGTGCTGACATCCTTTTAACTAATTGTAGTCCCATTGCAACTCAGAACTCCTGACCTCAAGAAATACACCAGCCTCAGACTTTCCAGAAGCAGTTATTATGGTTTATGCCCCCTTGCCCAGTTGGGATAATTTTTAAACAACTCTGTCTCCATCATCCTTTGATAATTTGGTTGACACAAATAATTTCAATCATCTATTATAGACAGGTAGAAGGCCCACAGGAGCCTGCTTCATTAATGTTTGCACAATGTCCATCAGTTTAAGAGGTAGAATCTCATCCACTCAGAGCATCATGAAGTCATTAAGTAGACTACTGGGAAACATACTAAGTGTGAAATTTAGACAATGATGTCCTAGAAACATATAGAAGGTAGTCAGTTGGCCACAGAAGTGACCTAAGAAAATACTTAAACTATCCAGTTAACAAGATACATAGGTAAACAGGAAACCAGGTTTCATTTATTGTATGATTGAAAAAAGCCAGAAGATTAGATTATATTTCAAAGATAAATGAACTAATATGGtctatatgatttcttttttgttgcttgaATTAAAAATCGAAgttcttaaataataataattctcttAATTCCTTCCTTGCCTATAAAgtgaatttctatatttttactaATGAACATAATATGGACATGAACCTCCTGGTACTAGTTTTTGttgattcttatttttacaaGTGCTTGCAAATTATATCTTACAGGTAAAATTACTATTGACTCAGAAACTGCACTAAGTGGATTTGACGAAATTCCTTGCGGAAATACTGAatttataaagagaaagaaattttgttaATCAAATGACAACTAAAATTCCTTCATGATTCATCCTGAGAGCTTCCTTCCCTGACAACATAATCATCCTGAAATCTTTTCTTCCGTAGCCTGAGTTGGAATGCCTGATACCCATTTTGCTTTGAGTCAGAATCAATTGCTCAGACTGCTCAATAACACCCAGAGTCATCTGCCCCAGGGTGAGGAGAACCCAGTAGAAGTTTACCTGAGTAGTTACAAGATCCCCTGAAGCAGCTGGTGGGGTAGGTGGGAGTTCCACTGATGCAACAGGAAGTGTCTCTGGTTCAGACTGCTGCTCCGAATCTGGTGGAGAGAGCTGGGATACCATCTCAGGAGGTTCTTCTTCCCCTGATGACTCTGTACAGACATCTTCCAATATTTCTTCAGccacttcctcctcttcctcctcctctgatatgtaaagaatactattttttaatCAGTTAAAGTGACACCTTCATGAATAGCACTACCAGATAAGCTACAGGCAAAataggtggtacaatgggtaCATAGAGGACTAGGCTGCATTAGACTTGGGATTCTGGCTCAGacactgtctgtgtgaccctgggccaattAATCAACCTTTGCTGAGctttagtttccccatttgtaaaatgaggataataacagcatctactgCACAGGGTTTAAGATATCTAACGTGCTTTGCCAGccttaaagtactttataaatgttgtttattatttttattctctttacttgttatttttatagtaaatatacaaaacaaattaGCAGTTGGGGTCTATTCAATCCAAGTGGCAAGAAAAATTACATTAAGTAATTTTAAAACAatggaatttgtttttattaccAATAAGCTAATTGTAATAATAACTTATTCTGGGTTTGGAAACAGCAAATCTTAAGGATTAGGTTCATAAGTTAAAGAGGTAGAAGGAACCTCATAGTCATCCcctttaggtggtacagtggatagactatAGGACTTAAATCAGGAAaacgagttcaaatcctgcctcagatactagctgcatgaccttaggaaaatcacttaactgctctgtgcctcattttccccatttctaaCAACCTCCCAGGTTGTTGGGAGGATGAAATAGATAATATATACAGAGCACTCTAAGTAAACCTTAAATCTCTGTGTTTATATCCACtattatggatgaggaaactgaaaaagccCAACTAGgcttatttgcccagggtcacacaagcagATGTGAAATACAAACTCAGGTCCTGTGACTTGAGATCCAGCACTCATTTCCAGTGTGCAATGCAGTTTTTTCTCATTGgttttttccattctattaaaatgtttattttttaaaaaatctttctcttttggCTAACTCTGAGTCTATAAATTAACTTGTTTTCAAAGACAGTTTTATAATTTGATAAGTTTTTAATATAACTTTATAGCCTTTTAAAGCTCTAAATCCAGGTTTTTCTTAGTTTGTTCTCTCTGTATTTGAGCAGGTCCAATCTGTCAACATTCACATGTTTTTGTGTAAGTATTGGATCTCCCTACAGCTACTGACTTCCTTTCTGACTCACCTTTCTAATGTTCTCAGTAAAGAATCTAATGATGTCTAAACAGGAAAATATACCAGAGAAGCTACtctttaaatgaattctttcataaAGTAAGAATATTTTGGTAGCATGGATAATTGCCCCTTAGTTTATCTGTTCTATAAATTCAATTTCACATTGAACTAAACTGGGacaaactgacctggaaaatgcCTGAAGAGAATCTAGCTACTTCTCCAAATGATCAGGTAGACTATAAGCTTCCCTTCCTTATCAAGTTTCCTTCTGCTTACAGGACATGAGATAATCCAATGTCCAGATCAGCATCTGACCCTTGTTCCATGCTTTCTTCATGGGGACTCTATAAGATTTAGACATTGGTCTCACAGACTATTCAGGGTTTGTGCATGTCCTTTCAATTTGTACCCAGGAAAAGTCTGGAATAAATGAAATTGGCtatcattttcactttattttgtggAGTAAATAGATTGTTTTATTGTTGTCCAGTCTTGTTTGATTCTTCGTGAccccttttgaggtttttcttggcagagactaGAGTGGaagactatttccttctccagctcatttgaggaaactgaaacacaactaataaatatctgaggttggatttgaactcaggtcttccagattacGGGGCTGCCACCTATCTACCTTACCAAAAAACTGTCCATACACTAGACCACCTCTGAATTAAAATCAGTTTAACAAACCAATTAGATACAGTATAAAAGATCAAGAAGGTGATGTGTGTTAATTTATACAGAGCCATCCATGAAGTCAAAATGCCTAGGTTCAAGTTCCACCTTTGACTAGTTTAGCCTCTAAATTCTCCTGGGTCCATCTCTAAGACAAAAAATAAGTGATTCTGCACTTATTGGGAGttctatatacaaataaaattacagGCCTTGTCCAAATAGCTTTATTCAAAATAGTAGAAACAAGACAATTCTCCTATTCAAAAATAGAGGAGGGATCAGAAACCAGCTCAATGGTTTATGagaatcaattgttaaatttttggtgtgagcatttatactttgGCAATCAGTAAATACTacaaattagggcttgatttattgtcttcttgattttctagacttaaggaaaaaatagagaaaaagctaataatatggaattaaaattgtcataaattttcaaaaagtggTTGTTAGtcatttaccagcacacctcCAAATACAAAGATAAGTCCCTCCACTTCCATCTAAGAATTTCCAAGACTGGTTAACTTATGTACAGTCAACTATGCTCATATTGGTTTGGTAGCTAGAGAAATTCCTGTCTACATTCAACACTGGGCCccataattttgattaaatgtgGACAAGGCAAACATAACCAGTCAACATGGCAATGAgtacctttctcttctttttctgtcccCTCCTTTCCATCATAAACATTTGTAGTCTCTAGCAACACACCTCTAAACTAGCTTACTGACTTCCCAACGTAGAACTGATCGTCATTCATTAACTCCCTAAGGCACTTCAGCACACAGTTAAACTAAGTTCCAATAGAGAACATCATCTCTTTTCTTAATTgctgaagaaatcaagaaattgaACGAAAGGGAGATCATCTTgagatttatttctaaaaagacAAGCATAGTGATCATTAAAAAATGTACCCAtcattgtaaaatggaaagatgATTGACCCCAGAGACAGAGAACCTAATGGTTACTACCTTTCAACGACCTcagattttcttcatctgtaaaatgagggaattggccTAGGAGGTCTTTACAAATCTAGATATTCTTCCCTAGGCATATTATAATAGATTATGTATTATGACTGCTTCATGTAATTACTGTAGTATGACTTAGGCTCTTAATTCTGCTATTGAAAATGTTTTAGGACTGAGTCCTTCATTTTATCTCTAGACCTTAGCTTCAGTTTCTCACAGGTTATTGCTTACCCAGCCTCCCTCACCTCCCTCCCAACACTCTGATGTGTGAACTGTCAGCATTTAATTAAACAAACACCACACAATTTCCCACCCAGAtgtcttctcttttctgattGGTCCTTGAACCAGCACCAAGTGGCATTTTACGTGATCATGGATGAAGTTTTGGGTAAGGATGGAGAAACTAAGGGTGCTGTCATCATCAGGGACATTTGACAAAGTGTGTCATGGTGTAAAAGGTCCTGTGATAACCCAAGCCAGAATAACCCTTGTCAACAAGCTGCAATATTCTGCAGAGAAACAAAGCTTCATTTTCAATTATGCTCCCTCTAAAGTTGTCAGGTTCTATTTTGGCAGCAATACTGGAGTGTGACCCTTTACACCCCAACCTCCAGCAGCTTGCACACACCTGCAGTTTAAGACAGCCATTTTTGGTCACCTGGGTGATATACCTTTGTAAAAGTCAATTTCTcttattatcttttcttctcGATTGAGGTTGACTGTAAAATGGTCCATGTTTTCATAGCCATGTTCTATTTTCTCCATCTGAAATGCCTTTGATGCTTCAGAAATTCTGAAACCAAGACAATGTGGCAGTTGCAATCACTGTTTAGTTAGATGGTctggataaaaatagaaaacctgAACCTTTACATCAAATGAAAAAGCTACTTACTTTTGTAACAGTGTTTTGGCATTCTGTGAAAGCAAGAAAAGATtgctttaattctttctttttgtcaaaGATAATTCATATTCAGATCTTTAACTCTCTCTACCTCTTAGAAAGTCAAAGTATAATACAAACAATCAAATTTAAGTCacaacctttttttaatttaagcatTATgaccttttaaatatattttattgagtaACATAATCAGATTAAGAGTCAGacatagaaagaaataatattttgttcTGGTCAAAATTGTTCAATATAACAAGATTGACATAAATATAACAATTATGCTGTGAGGAAGAGATATTTTCCTACCCTATaaccaaaataaataactttttgtCTCTAACCTGTCTTCCTGGTAAATCTTTAAATTCTTTGACCACATTAGACTATACCTGTAAGAAGACTGCCATTTCTGGCTCATCCATGAATTGAATTCCTGACTCAACCAACTTGGATACTGTCTCCAGATGATCTGCATACTTTTTAATCAGTGCCCGGACATGCTCCAGTTTCTCCTCTTGGCTCCTTGTAATGATTTGTGtcatctcattctttctttcctccaggAT
This window harbors:
- the TRIM55 gene encoding tripartite motif-containing protein 55 isoform X3, whose product is MSTSLNYKSFSKEQQTMDTLEKQLICPICLEMFTKPVVILPCQHNLCRKCASDIFQASNPYLPTRGGTTVASGGRFRCPSCRHEVVLDRHGVYGLQRNLLVENIIDIYKQESTRPERKSEQPMCEEHEDERINIYCLNCEVPTCSMCKVFGAHKDCQVAPLTHVFQRQKSELSDGIAVLVGSNDRVQGMISQLEETCRTVEESCRRQKQELCEKFDYLYGILEERKNEMTQIITRSQEEKLEHVRALIKKYADHLETVSKLVESGIQFMDEPEMAVFLQNAKTLLQKISEASKAFQMEKIEHGYENMDHFTVNLNREEKIIREIDFYKEEEEEEEVAEEILEDVCTESSGEEEPPEMVSQLSPPDSEQQSEPETLPVASVELPPTPPAASGDLVTTQGEVVPSGAQQTPQSETQVLSTTSETLDPLFYPSWYKAPKRQGTDPTSIQGSEGSGQVGSSVSVDASGQKAEEAETATASNKKAAVSGKETSSAATTSQELALCLSLLAFVIILHYIWSQIHT
- the TRIM55 gene encoding tripartite motif-containing protein 55 isoform X1; the protein is MSTSLNYKSFSKEQQTMDTLEKQLICPICLEMFTKPVVILPCQHNLCRKCASDIFQASNPYLPTRGGTTVASGGRFRCPSCRHEVVLDRHGVYGLQRNLLVENIIDIYKQESTRPERKSEQPMCEEHEDERINIYCLNCEVPTCSMCKVFGAHKDCQVAPLTHVFQRQKSELSDGIAVLVGSNDRVQGMISQLEETCRTVEESCRRQKQELCEKFDYLYGILEERKNEMTQIITRSQEEKLEHVRALIKKYADHLETVSKLVESGIQFMDEPEMAVFLQNAKTLLQKISEASKAFQMEKIEHGYENMDHFTVNLNREEKIIREIDFYKEEEEEEEVAEEILEDVCTESSGEEEPPEMVSQLSPPDSEQQSEPETLPVASVELPPTPPAASGDLVTTQGEVVPSGAQQTPQSETQVLSTTSETLDPLFYPSWYKAPKRQGTDPTSIQGSEGSGQVGSSVSVDASGQKAEEAETATASNKKAAVSGKETSSAATTSQIRTDSSAPQGQVEASSGSSDGAENEPARHVFSFSWLNSLSE
- the TRIM55 gene encoding tripartite motif-containing protein 55 isoform X2, which translates into the protein MDTLEKQLICPICLEMFTKPVVILPCQHNLCRKCASDIFQASNPYLPTRGGTTVASGGRFRCPSCRHEVVLDRHGVYGLQRNLLVENIIDIYKQESTRPERKSEQPMCEEHEDERINIYCLNCEVPTCSMCKVFGAHKDCQVAPLTHVFQRQKSELSDGIAVLVGSNDRVQGMISQLEETCRTVEESCRRQKQELCEKFDYLYGILEERKNEMTQIITRSQEEKLEHVRALIKKYADHLETVSKLVESGIQFMDEPEMAVFLQNAKTLLQKISEASKAFQMEKIEHGYENMDHFTVNLNREEKIIREIDFYKEEEEEEEVAEEILEDVCTESSGEEEPPEMVSQLSPPDSEQQSEPETLPVASVELPPTPPAASGDLVTTQGEVVPSGAQQTPQSETQVLSTTSETLDPLFYPSWYKAPKRQGTDPTSIQGSEGSGQVGSSVSVDASGQKAEEAETATASNKKAAVSGKETSSAATTSQIRTDSSAPQGQVEASSGSSDGAENEPARHVFSFSWLNSLSE